From the Psychrobacter sp. P11F6 genome, the window ATCATGGGTGGCTGTGCAACTAACGGATACAATAGTGGCTTGAGCAATACCGCTAAAGGTGCTGCTGCCGGCGCTGCTGCTGGTGCACTTATTAGAAGTGGCGGCGATAGCAAAGACATCGCTCGTGGCGCACTTGGTGGTGCTGCAGTAGGTGGCGCTGGTGCTTACATTCTTAACAACAGCAGATAATCGCTAAATGATTATTTGGTGCTATCAAGACCGTTTTTAAGCATTTTAACTGTGTGTATTTTAAATCTATTGAATATGGCTAAAACGCTCTAAAATACAAAAAGCCTGCAATCGATATTGCGGGCTTTTTTGTTTCTAACTCATGAGTTGAAAGTAAATCCGCTTATCATGATATCCAGTACACTTATAGCGCCCCGCTAAAAGTATCACAAGACTGCACGTTGCCACTTTCCAAACCACGAGTGAACCACTGAACACGCTGCTGACTGGTGCCATGAGTGAAATTATCAGGTACGACTGCTCCACCGCTAGCACGCGCTAAACGATCATCACCAATTTGACCAGCGGCATTGATAGCCTCATCAATATCACCTGCCTCCAAAAACTGTACACGCTCTTGGTTGCGTTGTGCCCAAACCCCAGCAAAACAATCAGCTTGCAGTTCTTGTAGTACTGATAGCTTATTGGCTTGTGCACGAGTGACTTGACGGCTGGCTTCATTAACTTGCTGGCTAATGCCTAACAAAGTCTGTACGTGGTGACCAACTTCATGCGCAATAACATAAGCTTGCGCAAAATCACCCGCTTTACCTTGATTATCTTGGTCGCCAGAGCCTTGCTTATCACCCGTTATACCGAGATTTTGGCGCATTTCTACAAAGAAAGATTTGTCTAAATAGACAGTCTGATCGCCTGGGCAATAAAACGGGCCCGTCGCGGAGCTAGCACTGCCGCAGGCTGAGCTAACTTGACCATTGAAGAGAATCAATGATGGCTCCTGATAGGTGCTGCCTGCTTCTTTAAATATCTGATGCCAAACTTCTTCAGTATCAGCCAATACTACTTTGACAAACTGCGTATCTCGATCGTTACTTGTCGCAGGTTCGGTAGCGGCACTGCTATTGCCACCGCCTGCTACTACTTGACCCGTCTGTAAAGCGGTCATTGGATTTACCCCAAATACTAGCCATAAAATGCCAGCAATAATAATACCACCGATACCACCGCCTATCATTTTGCCGCCACCACTGCTGGTGCGCACATTGGAACTGCCGCGTCTACCTTGCCATTTCATTGTTTCATTCCTCAAATATACGATATATATTGCTACTCGTATTGATGATTTTTTATATAGTGTAATTTTGACTCAATTCTTTATTTTTTGATCAAATCCGATTTCTGATACGTAAGTAGTGACAAAGTATTTTTGATAAACGCTACTTTACTAGGCTCTTGATATTGCACTAATCAAGACATTTAATGACTATTAAACCCCTAATAGATACAATAGATGTTTAAAAAGCATAGTAGAAATCAAGACATCGAAAAAGTCATCAAAATAGGTTGATGTCATTGATTATACGTCTATTAATTTGGCTCGTTGTATTAAAAATTATAACGAATAAGTGATGTAAAACACTATTTACAATTTTATTGTTACTTAATTGTACAGCCTATTTCTATTTATATAGAAATCCTATAGAATGCGTGAAAGCTGAGTAGCTGTAACTAAGACTAGTTGAATTCTGAGAAATCTCAGCTTTCAACCTTTTTTGCTGCTACTGATCATTTCATTTTCCCGGAGAAAACCTTATGAACTTAAAATTACTTGCTCTAGCTGGTATCATGACTGCAACTATGGGCCTTACTGCCTGTGACAGCAACAAAGAAAACGCTGCTGAAGATTTATCTGACGCACAAGAAGAAGTGCAAGATGCATCAGAAGAGCTAAACGAAGCTGCTGCTGAAGGCGAAGTAACTGCTGATGCTGACGCTGCTGTTGCTGAAGCTGAAGCTGACATCGCTGATGCTCAAGTTGCTACTGCTACTGACGAAATCGATGCTGAAGTACCTGTAGACGGTACTACTACTAGCGTTGACGTAGCTAGCGAAACTCCAGCTGTAGACGCAGCTGACGAAGTTGTAGTTATTGAAGAACCAGCTCAGTAATTTTATCGTTTATATGATAGAAATACTGTAGTAAAAAAAAGAGAGCCTAAGCTCTCTTTTTTTGTGCGTGTCATTTGCCATCGTTCATGGTTATTCATAGCTAAATATGATATTTAATGTCTCTGATCAAATGTAGATCCACCATCTCACATTAATAATAAAGCGCAACTTTAACAACCATCATGAAGTCATGATATATTTATATGTTCAGTTTTATACGATTGACAGTTACTGCTACTCGTCAAAGAGACGCTCATCAACTTGTTGACGGAATTTTTGCCCTGTTTTGAAAGTCACCACGCGGCGTGCTGATACAGCGACTGGCTCCCCTGTCTTAGGGTTGCGACCTGGACGGCTATTTTTATCTTTAAGCTCGAAGTTGCCAAAGCCTGAAAGCTTGACCTCTTTGCCATCAATTAAACTCTCTGACAATTCATCAAAGAAATTCTCTACCAAACAGCGGCCTTCTTGGCGTGTTAGGTCAAGATGACTCATCAAATGCTCAATCATGTCAGATTTGGTTAAGGTGCTCACAGTACGACTCCTATGCTATGTCGTGATGTCGAATATCATGGTTTAGCGGTATGAGGGTTAATGCTAGCTATTATAAAGGTTTTCTAACCTCTTTTTAACAAAGACTGCTTTAAAATCCTTTATTAATAACCACTTAACTATTTTTATGAAAAAAAATTTTATAAAATCATAATTCTTATAAATAGCAATGCCCTATAGCCTCTTGAAGAGTGAGGCTACAGAGCATGTCTATGATAAGAGTTATATGTTAGCTGTCACGCAACTTTGCAGCATGTTGCTCAGTTAGTGCTTGCACCACTTTGTCAGTCGCGGTTTTAATGGCGTCATCAGATAGCGTTTGTGCATTGTCTTGCCATATTAGCGCAAAAGCTAATGAGCGCTGACCAGCTGGCACGTTGTCGCCTTGATACACATCAAACAACCACAGATCAGCCAATAGCTCACCAGCTGCCGCGCGTATCGTCGACTCTAATGTCTGTAAGCTGATCTCGCTGTCTACTAAAATGGCAATATCACGGCGTACTTGTGGAAATTTGCTTGGGGTGGTGATGGTATGCTGCTCACGGGCAAGGGTCAGTAATGGCGCAAGTGATAATTGAGCAACCCACGTAGCCGGCAAATCTAACTGCTTAGCCGTGTTAGGATGCAATTGACCCAACCAACCAATATATTCATCATCAATATAGAGCTTAGCACTTTGACCTGGATGCAAGAAAGCAAGCTCACTGCGCTCATAGCGAATACGGGCGCTATCCATTTGTGCAGGTAATAACTGCTCAATATCATGCTTAAGATCATAAAAGTCTAACGCACGGTTTTGATACGCTTGCTCGTCCCAGACATCGCCAACTGCTACTAACGCAATACTTGGTGTCTGCACCAACTCACTAATACTTTGACCAACAAAGCTAAGCCCTGTTTCAAAGAAACGCACGCGCGGCTGCTGACGATTGAGATTGTACTGCACGCAAGGTAATAAGCTTGATAACAAAGTACGGCGCATCACGGCTAAGTCACTAGAGATAGGATTGGCCAGTGCCAACACTTCTCCTAGAGCTTTATCATCAAGCAAGGCTTCTATTTTTGCGTCACTAAAGCTAAAGCTAATGGCTTCCATATAGCCATTATCGACCAGCGCGAGCTTCATCTCGTGTGTCAAGTCTGCGGTATCGTCATAATCCATGCTGACTTGCAAATGCGGCAACACGCTTGGAATATTGTCATAGCCATAGATACGCGCAATTTCTTCGATGAGGTCTTCTTTGATACTCATGTCAAAGCGATACGATGGCGGCGTGCAAATCAGGCTATCGGCTTGCTGCACTATCTCAAAGCCCAATTGGGTTAAGATACGAACCATCACTGCTGGCTCAATCTCAATACCGATGACATCACGAACTTTAGCAATTGGTAAAGTGATCGGTGCGCGAGCTGGTAAATACTCACTGCTTTCTGCTTTTACTATTTGTCCGGCTTGCCCACCAGTAACGCTAGTAATCAAATCAACAGCACGTGCCAGTGCCAGCTCTGGTAACTCAAAGTCTACCCCACGCTCAAAACGTTGTGAGGCATCGGTATGTAACCCAAAACGACGTGCGCGCGCGGCAATAGCTAGCTGACCA encodes:
- a CDS encoding neutral zinc metallopeptidase; translated protein: MKWQGRRGSSNVRTSSGGGKMIGGGIGGIIIAGILWLVFGVNPMTALQTGQVVAGGGNSSAATEPATSNDRDTQFVKVVLADTEEVWHQIFKEAGSTYQEPSLILFNGQVSSACGSASSATGPFYCPGDQTVYLDKSFFVEMRQNLGITGDKQGSGDQDNQGKAGDFAQAYVIAHEVGHHVQTLLGISQQVNEASRQVTRAQANKLSVLQELQADCFAGVWAQRNQERVQFLEAGDIDEAINAAGQIGDDRLARASGGAVVPDNFTHGTSQQRVQWFTRGLESGNVQSCDTFSGAL
- a CDS encoding integration host factor subunit alpha, which codes for MSTLTKSDMIEHLMSHLDLTRQEGRCLVENFFDELSESLIDGKEVKLSGFGNFELKDKNSRPGRNPKTGEPVAVSARRVVTFKTGQKFRQQVDERLFDE
- the pheT gene encoding phenylalanine--tRNA ligase subunit beta codes for the protein MKISEQWLRQWVNPNNTSEQLAEQLTMAGLEIDDRYAVARAFSGVVVGEVISVEQHPDADKLRVTQVNIGAAEPLQIVCGAPNVTVGMKAPVATVGAVLPSDDKKGFTIKNGNLRGVDSNGMLCGASEIDLVDDIDGLLELPADAPIGMDIREYLGLDNQILDISITPNRGDCFSVRGIAREISVINDLPMQLPEIPTNVVVTDNGTYTATPAVTVSAIEACPRYLLQSISNIDRSIDTPKWMQDALVQSGLHSHNFLVDVTNYVLMELGQPLHAFDADTIEGDIVVRLAQPEETIVLLNEQTITLTGDELLIADDKGALALAGIMGGQRSSVTDSTTNIVVESAFFGQLAIAARARRFGLHTDASQRFERGVDFELPELALARAVDLITSVTGGQAGQIVKAESSEYLPARAPITLPIAKVRDVIGIEIEPAVMVRILTQLGFEIVQQADSLICTPPSYRFDMSIKEDLIEEIARIYGYDNIPSVLPHLQVSMDYDDTADLTHEMKLALVDNGYMEAISFSFSDAKIEALLDDKALGEVLALANPISSDLAVMRRTLLSSLLPCVQYNLNRQQPRVRFFETGLSFVGQSISELVQTPSIALVAVGDVWDEQAYQNRALDFYDLKHDIEQLLPAQMDSARIRYERSELAFLHPGQSAKLYIDDEYIGWLGQLHPNTAKQLDLPATWVAQLSLAPLLTLAREQHTITTPSKFPQVRRDIAILVDSEISLQTLESTIRAAAGELLADLWLFDVYQGDNVPAGQRSLAFALIWQDNAQTLSDDAIKTATDKVVQALTEQHAAKLRDS